Proteins co-encoded in one Ruegeria sp. YS9 genomic window:
- a CDS encoding acyl-CoA dehydrogenase family protein, whose product MAHDGQDMTEMTTASVLPDLLNMTRAALPAVEAVFEKARESVRGMVSADGRISGALIEANQTAAHGLAWLATYNQSLQQMQRWAETLQAEGKFGEVEQLLHQIAFGEYLHQVAGGIPMNQGEVVRLQDMGLGWDALSGFQSTEVQTLMAQANSQAARSRLVELMQDQAGATMFGASGLDEELEMIRDQFRRYAQEKVEPYAHEWHLKDELIPLEIIEELAEMGVFGLTIPEEFGGFGLSKASMCVVSEELSRGYIGVGSLGTRSEIAAELIIAGGTEEQKANWLPKLASAEILPTAVFTEPNTGSDLGSLRTRAVKDENGDYRITGNKTWITHAARTHVMTLLARTDPDSTDHRGLSMFLAEKTPGTDENPFPTSGMTGGEIEVLGYRGMKEYELGFDGFHVKGENLLGGEEGKGFKQLMETFESARIQTAARAIGVAQSALDIATQYAIDRKQFGKSLINFPRVSGKLAMMAVEIMIARQLTYFSAWEKDHGQRCDLEAGMAKLLGARVAWAAADNGLQIHGGNGFALEYKISRVLCDARILNIFEGAAEIQAQVIARRLLG is encoded by the coding sequence ATGGCCCACGACGGACAGGATATGACCGAGATGACAACTGCTTCAGTTTTGCCCGATCTTCTGAATATGACCCGGGCTGCCCTACCCGCGGTAGAAGCCGTTTTTGAAAAAGCCCGTGAATCCGTGCGCGGCATGGTCTCGGCGGATGGCCGTATCTCTGGCGCTCTGATCGAGGCCAACCAGACCGCCGCACATGGTCTGGCATGGCTGGCCACATATAATCAGTCGCTGCAACAGATGCAGCGCTGGGCCGAAACACTTCAGGCCGAAGGCAAATTCGGCGAAGTCGAGCAGTTGCTTCACCAGATAGCCTTTGGTGAGTACCTGCATCAGGTCGCAGGTGGCATCCCGATGAATCAGGGCGAGGTCGTGCGCCTTCAGGATATGGGCCTCGGCTGGGATGCGCTGTCGGGCTTTCAGTCGACCGAAGTACAGACCTTGATGGCGCAGGCAAATTCACAAGCCGCACGCAGCCGTTTGGTCGAGCTGATGCAGGATCAGGCCGGCGCCACCATGTTCGGCGCGTCGGGCCTGGACGAAGAACTTGAGATGATCCGCGACCAGTTCCGCCGCTATGCGCAGGAAAAGGTCGAACCGTATGCCCATGAATGGCACCTCAAGGATGAGCTGATCCCGCTGGAAATCATCGAAGAGCTGGCGGAAATGGGCGTTTTCGGGCTGACCATCCCGGAGGAGTTTGGCGGTTTCGGCCTGTCCAAAGCCTCGATGTGCGTTGTGTCCGAAGAACTGTCTCGTGGCTATATCGGCGTCGGCTCGCTGGGCACCCGTTCGGAAATCGCAGCCGAATTGATCATCGCCGGCGGCACGGAAGAGCAAAAGGCCAACTGGCTGCCGAAACTGGCCAGCGCCGAAATCCTGCCGACCGCTGTCTTTACTGAACCCAATACCGGCTCGGATCTTGGCAGCCTGCGCACCCGTGCCGTGAAGGACGAGAACGGTGATTACCGGATCACCGGCAACAAGACCTGGATCACCCACGCCGCGCGCACCCATGTCATGACTTTGCTGGCGCGGACCGATCCCGACAGCACCGATCACCGCGGCCTGTCCATGTTCCTGGCCGAAAAGACACCGGGCACGGACGAGAACCCCTTCCCCACATCCGGCATGACCGGTGGTGAGATCGAGGTTCTGGGATACCGCGGCATGAAGGAATACGAGCTGGGCTTTGACGGCTTCCACGTCAAGGGTGAAAACCTGCTGGGGGGTGAAGAAGGCAAGGGCTTCAAACAGCTGATGGAAACCTTTGAAAGCGCCCGCATCCAGACTGCTGCGCGCGCCATCGGCGTGGCGCAAAGCGCGCTGGATATCGCCACGCAATATGCCATCGACCGCAAGCAATTCGGCAAATCTCTGATCAACTTCCCGCGTGTGTCCGGCAAACTGGCAATGATGGCGGTCGAGATCATGATCGCACGCCAGCTGACCTATTTCAGCGCGTGGGAGAAAGACCACGGCCAGCGCTGTGATCTTGAGGCAGGCATGGCCAAGCTGCTGGGCGCCCGTGTGGCCTGGGCAGCCGCCGATAACGGGCTGCAAATCCACGGCGGAAACGGTTTTGCGCTGGAATACAAGATCAGCCGCGTTCTGTGTGACGCGCGCATTCTCAACATTTTCGAAGGGGCGGCCGAGATTCAGGCACAGGTCATCGCACGACGTCTGCTCGGGTGA
- a CDS encoding sulfite exporter TauE/SafE family protein — MTLFSILSPQELLLAMAIAFASGWVKGMVGFAMPMILVSGLNSFLPPELALAGLILPTLVANGQQALRGGRAAAVASVRRFRVFLVVGGLFLLLSAQLVALIPGSVFLVLMGGFVSVFALLQVLGFRMALSQPSTAVEAVVGGLAGFVGGMSGVWGPPTVAYLTALNTPKTEQIRIQGVIYGLGAVLLLAAHLGSGILHAETLQFSAALIVPAVAGMWIGMKLQDRIDQASFRKATLLVLLIAGLNLLRRGLVG; from the coding sequence ATGACCCTGTTTTCCATTCTTTCCCCGCAGGAACTGCTGTTGGCCATGGCAATCGCTTTTGCCTCAGGATGGGTCAAGGGGATGGTTGGTTTCGCGATGCCCATGATTTTGGTATCGGGGTTGAATTCATTTCTGCCGCCGGAACTGGCCTTGGCGGGACTTATCCTGCCGACGCTGGTGGCCAATGGGCAGCAAGCCCTTCGCGGCGGTCGCGCTGCGGCGGTTGCCTCGGTTCGGCGGTTTCGGGTTTTTCTTGTTGTCGGCGGTCTCTTTCTGCTGCTGAGCGCACAGTTGGTCGCTTTGATCCCGGGGTCTGTCTTTCTGGTTCTGATGGGCGGTTTCGTGTCGGTCTTCGCGCTGTTGCAGGTTCTTGGGTTCAGAATGGCGCTGAGCCAACCGTCGACCGCAGTCGAGGCCGTTGTAGGTGGCCTGGCGGGGTTTGTCGGCGGCATGTCAGGAGTTTGGGGGCCTCCGACAGTTGCCTATCTGACGGCGCTGAACACCCCCAAGACCGAACAGATTCGAATTCAGGGCGTTATCTACGGTTTGGGAGCGGTCTTGCTGCTGGCCGCACATCTTGGCTCAGGCATCCTGCATGCAGAAACACTTCAGTTTTCCGCAGCTCTGATCGTTCCGGCCGTGGCCGGGATGTGGATCGGCATGAAATTGCAGGACCGTATCGATCAGGCAAGTTTTCGCAAGGCGACCTTGTTGGTATTGCTGATCGCCGGCCTGAACCTGCTGCGACGTGGTTTGGTGGGGTGA
- a CDS encoding phosphoenolpyruvate carboxykinase, with the protein MTSGRVNPQFRLEDQGIEGLGNVYYNFMEPALIEEALKRGEGTLGNGGAFLVTTGKFTGRSPKDKHVVKTDSVADTIWWENNAEMSPEGFDALYNDMLAHMKGRDYFVQDLVGGADPAYAINVRMVTELAWHNLFIRHLLRRPDREDLDEFTADFTVINCPSFQADPAKHGCRSETVIAMNFDRKLILIGGTEYAGENKKSVFTLLNYMLPEKGVMPMHCSANHAVGNPVDTAVFFGLSGTGKTTLSADPARTLIGDDEHGWSDRGTFNFEGGCYAKTINLNAEAEPEIYATTSKFGTVIENMVFDPETKELDFDDDSLTANMRCAYPLEYISNASKSALGGHPKNIIMLTCDAFGVLPPIARLTPAQAMYHFLSGFTSKVAGTERGITEPQPTFSTCFGAPFMPRRPEEYGNLLRDKIAQHGATCWLVNTGWTGGAYGVGSRMPIRATRALLTAALDGSLRDAEFRKDANFGFDVPVSVPGVAEVLLDPRRTWDDQAAFDKQAEKLVQMFAENFEQYLPFIDDDIKAVAIG; encoded by the coding sequence ATGACATCTGGACGGGTTAACCCGCAATTCCGCCTCGAAGATCAGGGCATCGAGGGTCTGGGCAATGTCTATTACAACTTCATGGAACCAGCGCTGATCGAAGAGGCGCTGAAGCGCGGCGAAGGCACTCTTGGCAATGGTGGCGCGTTCCTCGTTACCACTGGCAAGTTCACCGGCCGGTCCCCCAAGGACAAACACGTCGTCAAGACCGACAGCGTTGCCGACACCATCTGGTGGGAAAACAATGCCGAAATGAGCCCCGAAGGCTTTGACGCACTGTACAATGATATGCTGGCCCATATGAAAGGCCGTGACTATTTCGTGCAGGACCTCGTCGGTGGCGCGGACCCGGCTTACGCAATCAATGTACGAATGGTTACCGAACTGGCGTGGCACAACCTGTTCATCCGCCACCTGCTGCGTCGCCCGGACCGCGAAGATCTGGATGAGTTCACGGCCGATTTTACCGTCATCAACTGCCCCAGCTTTCAGGCCGACCCGGCAAAGCATGGCTGCCGCAGCGAGACCGTGATTGCAATGAACTTCGACCGCAAGCTGATCCTGATCGGCGGCACCGAATATGCCGGTGAAAACAAGAAGTCCGTTTTCACCCTGCTGAACTACATGCTGCCCGAAAAAGGCGTGATGCCGATGCACTGCTCGGCCAACCATGCCGTTGGCAACCCGGTCGACACCGCCGTGTTCTTTGGCCTGTCGGGCACCGGCAAAACCACACTGTCGGCCGATCCGGCGCGCACTCTGATCGGTGACGACGAACACGGCTGGTCCGATCGCGGCACCTTCAACTTCGAAGGCGGTTGCTATGCCAAGACCATCAACCTGAATGCCGAGGCAGAGCCGGAAATCTACGCGACCACCTCGAAATTCGGTACCGTGATCGAAAACATGGTCTTCGACCCCGAAACCAAGGAACTGGATTTCGACGACGACTCGCTGACCGCCAACATGCGCTGCGCCTATCCGCTCGAGTATATCTCGAACGCATCCAAAAGCGCACTGGGTGGCCACCCGAAGAACATCATCATGCTGACCTGCGATGCCTTCGGCGTTCTGCCTCCGATCGCGCGGCTGACGCCGGCACAGGCCATGTATCACTTCCTGTCGGGTTTCACGTCAAAAGTGGCCGGGACCGAACGTGGCATCACCGAGCCGCAGCCGACTTTCTCGACCTGCTTTGGCGCGCCGTTCATGCCCCGTCGCCCAGAGGAATACGGCAACCTGTTGCGGGACAAGATCGCTCAGCATGGCGCGACCTGCTGGCTTGTGAACACCGGCTGGACCGGTGGCGCCTACGGCGTGGGCAGCCGGATGCCGATCCGCGCGACACGCGCCTTGCTGACCGCCGCTCTGGACGGCTCGCTGCGCGACGCCGAGTTCCGCAAGGATGCCAATTTCGGCTTTGACGTTCCGGTCTCGGTGCCGGGAGTTGCCGAAGTTCTGCTGGACCCGCGCCGTACCTGGGACGATCAGGCCGCATTCGACAAACAGGCCGAAAAACTGGTGCAGATGTTCGCCGAGAACTTCGAACAGTATCTGCCCTTCATCGACGACGACATCAAAGCCGTCGCAATTGGGTAA
- a CDS encoding response regulator transcription factor, producing the protein MSKIALVDDDRNILTSVSMTLEAEGFEVETYNDGQAALDAFNKKLPDMAVLDIKMPRMDGMDLLQRLRQKTQMPVIFLTSKDDEIDEVLGLRMGADDYVKKPFSQRLLVERIRALLRRQEATSGDAVATNSNDTKVMERGDLRMDPLRHAVSWKGNDVSLTVTEFLLLQALAQRPGFVKSRDQLMDVAYDDQVYVDDRTIDSHIKRLRKKMRAADPEFSAIETLYGIGYRYNEE; encoded by the coding sequence ATGTCAAAGATTGCACTTGTGGATGACGATAGAAACATTCTGACGTCTGTATCCATGACCCTCGAAGCCGAAGGTTTCGAGGTTGAAACTTATAATGATGGCCAGGCCGCGTTGGATGCGTTCAACAAGAAACTGCCGGACATGGCTGTTCTGGATATCAAGATGCCGCGAATGGACGGCATGGATCTGCTGCAACGGCTGCGTCAGAAGACGCAGATGCCGGTGATCTTCCTGACCTCGAAGGACGATGAGATCGACGAGGTGCTGGGCCTGCGTATGGGCGCGGATGACTATGTAAAGAAGCCTTTTTCACAGCGTTTGCTGGTCGAACGCATTCGGGCTTTGCTGCGCCGCCAAGAGGCGACCAGCGGCGACGCGGTCGCAACCAACAGCAATGACACCAAAGTCATGGAACGCGGCGACCTGAGAATGGACCCGCTGCGCCATGCGGTCAGCTGGAAAGGGAATGATGTGTCCCTGACCGTGACCGAGTTCCTGTTGCTTCAGGCGCTGGCCCAACGTCCGGGCTTCGTCAAAAGCCGCGACCAGTTGATGGATGTCGCCTATGATGATCAGGTCTATGTGGATGACCGCACGATCGACAGCCACATCAAGCGCCTGCGGAAAAAAATGCGCGCGGCTGACCCCGAGTTCTCGGCGATTGAGACCTTGTATGGTATCGGTTACCGGTACAACGAAGAATAG
- a CDS encoding sensor histidine kinase yields the protein MRDGDVVLGDDWVIPQDPESAELREKRSRRNLFSLRGSPLARKIITFNLIALVILVTGLLYLDDSRKEKVQQTARNLLGDAQLVSNVFETQLRQGAQQSGQNAGNLDVKDTLSGLTLPEGGEVFVYDASGTLIGWTRGAPQASDMPVLLQSEAEMQTGSTVISDTLNAVWTGLSNLLNWSTETEAPTLAQRVQTIIPQAIAGNSQVQAVQDSAGETVIVAAAPILYADVPAGAVAITGPAGEIDALARREQERILQMFVVALLVSVGLSLVLASTIANPLADLASAAEMGKDRGTGVNPGRIRIPDLSARPDEIGRLSRALRGMVTALYNRIDANEQFAADVAHEIKNPLASLQSAVGTLRMVKREDQRDKLLDVIEHDVRRLDRLVSDISNASRLDAELVKEEEQPFDLLKLLGNLGQYLGEDARSKGIDYITDLPSEPIVINGLEARLAQVFVNLITNAISFCEENDAIRVWVRQRDNRVLVVVEDTGPGIPEQALTKVFKRFYSQRPAEHFGNNSGLGLAISKQIVEAHGGVIWAENIRPTEADITSDPLGARFVVGLPV from the coding sequence ATGCGCGACGGTGACGTCGTTCTAGGGGATGACTGGGTCATTCCTCAGGACCCCGAGTCAGCGGAGCTGAGGGAAAAGCGATCCCGGAGGAACCTGTTTTCTCTGCGTGGTTCACCTCTGGCGCGCAAAATCATCACGTTCAACTTGATCGCTCTGGTGATTCTGGTCACTGGGTTGCTGTATCTGGACGACTCGCGAAAAGAAAAGGTTCAGCAGACCGCCCGCAATCTGCTGGGCGATGCGCAGCTTGTCAGCAACGTGTTTGAAACCCAGCTGCGTCAGGGCGCACAGCAATCCGGGCAGAATGCCGGGAACCTGGACGTCAAGGATACCTTGTCTGGCCTCACCCTGCCCGAAGGGGGCGAGGTTTTTGTATATGACGCCAGCGGCACGTTGATCGGCTGGACACGTGGTGCCCCGCAAGCCTCCGACATGCCGGTTCTTCTGCAATCCGAGGCCGAGATGCAGACCGGCAGCACGGTGATCAGCGACACGCTGAATGCCGTCTGGACAGGTTTGTCGAACCTGCTCAACTGGTCAACTGAAACCGAGGCACCGACGTTGGCGCAGCGTGTTCAGACCATTATTCCGCAAGCGATTGCCGGTAACAGCCAGGTACAGGCGGTACAGGACAGCGCGGGTGAGACGGTCATCGTGGCTGCCGCACCGATCCTTTATGCGGATGTTCCCGCCGGAGCGGTGGCCATTACCGGCCCGGCCGGTGAAATCGACGCGCTTGCCCGCCGCGAGCAGGAGCGCATTCTTCAGATGTTCGTGGTGGCGCTGCTGGTTTCCGTGGGCCTCAGCCTTGTTTTGGCCTCGACCATTGCCAACCCGCTGGCCGATCTGGCATCCGCGGCAGAGATGGGCAAAGACCGGGGCACGGGTGTCAATCCCGGGCGCATCCGCATTCCCGACCTCAGCGCCCGTCCTGATGAGATCGGACGTCTCAGTCGCGCTTTGCGGGGTATGGTGACCGCGCTGTACAACCGGATCGACGCAAACGAACAGTTTGCCGCCGATGTCGCCCATGAAATCAAAAACCCGCTGGCCAGCCTGCAATCCGCCGTGGGAACCCTGCGGATGGTCAAACGCGAGGATCAGCGCGACAAGCTGCTGGACGTGATCGAGCATGACGTACGGCGTCTGGATCGGCTGGTCAGCGACATATCAAATGCGTCGCGTCTGGATGCGGAACTGGTCAAGGAAGAAGAGCAGCCCTTTGACCTGCTCAAGCTGCTGGGCAATCTCGGCCAGTATCTGGGCGAGGATGCGCGCTCCAAGGGCATCGATTACATTACGGATCTGCCCTCTGAGCCGATTGTGATCAACGGGTTGGAAGCGCGTCTGGCGCAGGTCTTCGTCAACCTGATCACCAACGCGATTTCCTTCTGCGAAGAAAACGACGCCATTCGCGTCTGGGTCCGGCAGCGGGACAACCGTGTGTTGGTCGTTGTTGAAGACACCGGCCCTGGAATTCCCGAACAGGCGCTTACCAAAGTGTTCAAGCGTTTCTACTCGCAGCGTCCGGCGGAACATTTCGGCAATAATTCGGGCCTGGGGCTGGCGATCTCGAAGCAGATTGTCGAAGCCCATGGCGGAGTGATCTGGGCTGAAAACATCCGCCCGACCGAGGCCGATATCACATCGGATCCTCTGGGTGCCCGCTTTGTCGTGGGGTTGCCCGTCTAA
- a CDS encoding HPr kinase/phosphorylase, whose product MSLAKDQDSACVHASCVSVAGRGLLIIGASGTGKSGLALQMMAFGAELVADDRVNLEMQQNRVIASAVSQIRGLIEARQIGLIKAEPSGPVPLDYVVDLDQPEPQRLPDPLTVSVLRQTVPLLRGAGVPNLAVAMMQLLGNGRVNPE is encoded by the coding sequence TTGTCACTCGCGAAAGATCAGGACAGCGCCTGTGTTCATGCCTCCTGCGTATCGGTTGCCGGACGCGGGCTTTTGATCATCGGTGCGTCCGGCACAGGGAAGTCCGGACTGGCGTTGCAAATGATGGCGTTCGGTGCGGAACTGGTAGCCGATGACCGCGTCAATTTGGAGATGCAGCAGAACCGGGTGATCGCCTCGGCAGTTTCGCAGATACGCGGTTTGATCGAGGCGCGCCAGATTGGCCTGATCAAAGCCGAACCCAGTGGTCCGGTTCCGCTGGATTACGTGGTGGATCTGGATCAGCCAGAGCCTCAGCGTCTGCCCGACCCTTTGACGGTTTCCGTGCTGAGGCAAACTGTTCCCTTGCTTCGGGGTGCGGGCGTGCCCAACTTGGCTGTAGCGATGATGCAGCTTCTAGGAAATGGGCGCGTAAACCCGGAATGA
- the rapZ gene encoding RNase adapter RapZ: MTSQRRIVLVTGPSGAGRSTAIHVLEDLGFEAIDNLPMGLLLRLLDSADSDRPMALGIDARNRDFSTIGFIELAEKLGRLAQVDLTVLYLDCTDDVLVRRFSETRRRHPVAKNASPETGVQREKELLAPIREIADTLIDTSLLNVHQLREEVENWFAPQGGRHLAVSIESFSYKRGLPRGLDMVFDCRFLANPYWRPEFRAADGRHPDVAHYVQSDANYLPFFERVLDLLTLLLPAFRAEGKAHLSVAFGCTGGQHRSVALAEAVAKALAEDGQQVAIRHREMERRSLNVRSD; this comes from the coding sequence ATGACATCGCAAAGGCGGATCGTACTTGTCACCGGGCCCTCCGGGGCAGGAAGATCCACGGCCATTCATGTGCTGGAAGATCTGGGCTTTGAAGCCATCGACAACCTGCCGATGGGGCTTTTGCTGCGCTTGCTCGACAGCGCGGACAGCGACCGTCCGATGGCTTTGGGTATAGATGCCCGCAATCGCGATTTCTCGACGATCGGTTTCATAGAACTGGCTGAAAAGCTGGGCCGGTTGGCGCAGGTCGATCTGACGGTTCTGTATCTGGATTGCACGGATGATGTTCTGGTGCGCAGGTTTTCAGAAACCCGAAGGCGGCATCCCGTCGCCAAGAATGCCAGCCCGGAAACCGGCGTTCAGCGTGAAAAAGAGCTGCTGGCGCCGATACGAGAGATTGCGGATACGCTGATCGACACCAGCCTTCTGAACGTGCATCAGCTGCGGGAAGAGGTCGAGAACTGGTTCGCCCCGCAAGGCGGGCGGCATCTGGCGGTTTCCATCGAATCCTTTTCTTACAAACGCGGCCTGCCGCGCGGATTGGACATGGTGTTCGATTGCAGGTTTCTGGCGAATCCGTACTGGCGCCCGGAATTTCGCGCAGCGGATGGTCGACACCCTGACGTTGCGCACTATGTGCAGTCAGACGCAAACTACTTACCGTTTTTTGAACGTGTGCTGGACTTGCTGACCCTGCTGTTGCCGGCCTTTCGGGCCGAGGGCAAAGCGCATCTTTCCGTGGCGTTTGGGTGCACGGGGGGGCAGCACAGATCAGTTGCCCTGGCAGAAGCTGTTGCAAAGGCTCTTGCGGAAGACGGGCAGCAGGTGGCAATTAGGCATCGCGAGATGGAACGTCGGTCGTTGAATGTGAGGTCGGATTGA
- a CDS encoding PTS sugar transporter subunit IIA: MIGIVIVAHGGLAQEYLAATQHVVGPQASLVAVAIEADHDRDEKQAEICRAADEVDTGDGVVVVTDLFGGSPSNLSLRACAPQDRRILYGANLPMLIKLAKSRHLPIGDAVRQAMEAGRKYINAQNVTLD; the protein is encoded by the coding sequence TTGATCGGAATTGTGATCGTTGCACATGGGGGGTTGGCTCAGGAATACCTGGCCGCCACGCAACACGTGGTCGGACCACAGGCCAGCCTCGTGGCGGTCGCGATAGAGGCTGACCATGACCGGGACGAAAAACAGGCCGAAATCTGCCGGGCCGCGGACGAAGTGGACACCGGCGATGGTGTCGTTGTCGTCACCGACCTCTTTGGCGGCAGCCCCTCGAATCTTAGCCTGCGTGCTTGCGCGCCTCAGGACCGGCGTATTCTGTACGGGGCAAACCTGCCGATGCTGATCAAATTGGCCAAAAGCCGCCACTTGCCCATTGGTGATGCGGTCCGTCAGGCAATGGAGGCTGGACGGAAGTACATCAATGCGCAGAATGTGACATTGGATTGA
- a CDS encoding HPr family phosphocarrier protein, producing MTSRSLKIINEKGLHARASAKLVEVVEGFDAHAEVSKDGLSASGDSIMGLLMLAASRGTTIDVETSGPDAEALAEALETLVNDKFGEGF from the coding sequence ATGACGAGCCGAAGCCTGAAAATCATCAATGAAAAGGGCCTGCACGCACGGGCCTCGGCAAAGCTGGTTGAGGTTGTAGAGGGGTTTGATGCGCATGCTGAGGTGTCAAAAGACGGACTTTCTGCATCAGGCGACAGCATCATGGGCCTTTTGATGTTGGCAGCATCGCGCGGAACAACTATTGACGTCGAGACGTCCGGGCCGGATGCTGAGGCATTGGCAGAAGCTCTGGAAACGCTTGTGAACGACAAGTTCGGAGAGGGGTTCTAA
- a CDS encoding lysophospholipid acyltransferase family protein translates to MAETTHETKTSPVVDGTADQGEIYDRRTLTYANSFDDAWTATAIRAIEWCTGKLTILRMVNKFEKKNEYYRGQRFWGGALKTMGIDLTTPQEQIDRIPKTGPVVVVANHPHGMVDGMILAELIGRVRSDYRILTRSVLTGLDEAATSFMIPVPFPHDPEAQAKMLEMRGKAMEHLKNGGVVALFPSGVVMSSDDWFGPAIEREWNVFTAKMIRRSGARVVPIFFPGSNSRWYQIANRVSAILRQGLLLHEIVRSCNKPQSPVIGEPISDRDMELLERDPRGFMAWLRNHTMSLGKSEQT, encoded by the coding sequence TTGGCGGAAACAACGCACGAGACCAAGACAAGCCCGGTGGTGGATGGAACCGCAGATCAGGGTGAGATCTACGACCGTAGAACGCTGACCTACGCGAATTCATTCGATGATGCCTGGACTGCGACTGCCATTCGGGCCATCGAGTGGTGCACAGGCAAGCTGACCATTTTGCGCATGGTCAACAAGTTCGAAAAAAAGAACGAATACTATCGCGGCCAGCGGTTCTGGGGGGGTGCCCTCAAGACTATGGGAATCGATCTGACCACACCGCAGGAACAGATTGACCGCATCCCCAAGACCGGCCCGGTTGTCGTCGTCGCCAACCACCCGCACGGTATGGTCGATGGCATGATTTTGGCAGAACTGATCGGTCGGGTGCGCAGTGATTACCGCATTCTGACCCGTTCGGTCCTGACAGGGCTGGACGAAGCGGCCACGTCATTCATGATTCCGGTTCCGTTTCCACACGACCCCGAGGCGCAGGCCAAGATGCTGGAAATGCGCGGCAAAGCCATGGAACATCTCAAGAACGGTGGCGTTGTGGCGCTGTTTCCATCCGGTGTTGTGATGTCCTCGGATGATTGGTTCGGGCCCGCGATCGAGCGGGAATGGAACGTGTTCACCGCCAAGATGATCCGCCGTTCGGGCGCGCGCGTGGTGCCGATTTTCTTTCCGGGCAGCAATTCGCGCTGGTATCAGATCGCCAACCGCGTCTCTGCAATTCTGCGGCAGGGATTGTTGCTGCACGAGATCGTCCGATCCTGCAACAAACCCCAGTCGCCGGTGATCGGCGAACCGATTTCGGACCGCGACATGGAGCTGTTGGAGCGCGACCCGCGCGGATTCATGGCCTGGCTCAGAAATCACACCATGTCTCTGGGCAAGTCGGAACAGACCTGA
- a CDS encoding 3-hydroxybutyryl-CoA dehydrogenase, which produces MEVKSVGVIGAGQMGNGIAHVMALAEYDVLLNDVSQDALDSAIAAIEGNMARQASRGKITDEAMKAALKRITTTLELPKLGQTDLVIEAATERETIKQAIFEDLQPHLLPHTILTSNTSSISITRLASRTDRPERFMGFHFMNPVPVMQLVELIRGIATDEETFNACKAVVDRLGKTAASAEDFPAFIVNRILMPMINEAVYTLYEGVGNVQSIDQSMKLGANHPMGPLELADFIGLDTCLAIMNVLHDGLADTKYRPCPLLTKYVEAGWLGRKTERGFYDYRGEVPVPTR; this is translated from the coding sequence ATGGAAGTCAAATCGGTCGGTGTGATTGGCGCGGGACAAATGGGCAACGGCATTGCCCATGTTATGGCGTTGGCGGAATACGACGTCTTGCTGAACGATGTCAGCCAGGATGCTCTGGACAGCGCCATTGCCGCAATCGAAGGCAACATGGCGCGGCAGGCGTCACGTGGCAAAATCACCGACGAAGCGATGAAGGCCGCGCTGAAACGGATTACGACCACGCTTGAGCTGCCGAAACTGGGCCAAACCGATCTGGTTATCGAGGCGGCAACCGAGCGGGAAACGATCAAACAGGCGATATTCGAGGACCTGCAACCGCACCTGCTGCCGCATACGATTCTGACGTCAAATACATCCTCGATTTCCATCACCCGGCTGGCAAGCCGCACGGATCGGCCCGAACGGTTCATGGGTTTTCATTTCATGAACCCTGTCCCTGTTATGCAGCTGGTGGAATTGATCCGCGGCATCGCCACGGATGAAGAAACCTTCAACGCCTGCAAAGCGGTGGTGGACCGGTTGGGCAAAACGGCCGCCAGCGCCGAGGACTTTCCGGCCTTTATCGTGAACCGGATCCTGATGCCCATGATCAACGAGGCGGTCTACACACTCTATGAAGGTGTGGGGAACGTACAATCCATCGACCAGTCAATGAAGCTTGGGGCGAATCATCCCATGGGCCCGCTTGAATTGGCGGACTTCATCGGGTTGGATACCTGTCTGGCGATCATGAACGTGCTGCATGACGGGTTGGCCGATACCAAATACCGTCCCTGCCCTCTGCTGACGAAATATGTCGAGGCCGGGTGGCTGGGGCGCAAGACCGAGCGTGGCTTTTATGACTACCGAGGCGAAGTTCCGGTACCGACACGCTGA